A single genomic interval of Amblyomma americanum isolate KBUSLIRL-KWMA chromosome 11, ASM5285725v1, whole genome shotgun sequence harbors:
- the LOC144109527 gene encoding procollagen C-endopeptidase enhancer 1-like, whose protein sequence is MGDLLLVAVFTAALASACAQRPAVVGLRHGVDTQIRDLVSGIVESPGFTRGQWMPHGFQGAVTILAPRGYNKIRLDFTDFDLETSPQCNADSVLIREGGSTMRTMCSDVLPRPYLSISRAVTVLFVTDKMKSSRGFSLRFTATNNRGGCIIFDALFIQLMGWHGVCLEALRQLLFRHD, encoded by the exons ATGGGAGACTTACTTCTCGTTGCCGTTTTCACTGCCG ctcTGGCTTCCGCCTGCGCTCAGCGGCCGGCGGTAGTTGGGCTTCGCCACGGAGTGGACACGCAGATTAGAGACCTAGTGTCCGGTATAGTGGAGAGTCCGGGTTTCACGAGGGGCCAGTGGATGCCCCACGGATTCCAGGGCGCGGTTACGATCCTAGCGCCGAGGGGATATAAT aagatccgcctggaCTTCACCGACTTCGACCTGGAGACGAGCCCCCAGTGCAACGCCGACTCCGTCCTGATCAGGGAGGGTGGG tcgaCTATGAGGACCATGTGCTCCGACGTGCTCCCCAGGCCGTACTTGAGCATCTCCCGAGCAGTGACCGTCCTCTTCGTCACCGACAAGATGAAGAGTAGCCGTGGGTTCAGTCTGCGTTTCACCGCCACCAACAACCGCGGTGGGTGCATCATATTCGACGCTCTATTCATTCAATTGATGGGTTGGCACGGTGTATGTCTGGAGGCGCTTCGACAGCTTCTATTCCGTCacgactag